A portion of the Blautia hansenii DSM 20583 genome contains these proteins:
- a CDS encoding L,D-transpeptidase family protein, with the protein MAKRKSKKNKYKKMKKILLGVLIGYAVLLLGAYFIGVFYYSKHFYPGSKINGMDCSGKTVEEAEKSMKSQIAGYILVLKERGDKVESISASQIDMRYIDDGKIAELKKEQSPFTWFLSFAHKKDYTMSATTPYNKEAVYAAIDGLACFQEENVVQPVDAHLEVGANGYEVVPEVQGTALDKEKVKEAVIKAIDGGEIEVDFEKEGCYLEPSVFADDENLAKQAEQGNVFLGVTVTIDFSDRQEVVNAEIMKDWLVTDESGNLDLDKAKVKEYVQQLKYEYDTFGSSRQFTTATGNTITVKGGDYGWVIAPNDTTAKIIDAIKSGQSQTIEPEYTYRGYCRDTNDIGDTYVEISLKEQRMWFFKDGQLLVDTPVVTGNHNKGYDTHTGVYAIMYKERNATLKGEDYSAPVDYWLPFYANTGIHDADWRTTFGGNEYINNGSHGCVNTPPENAEKIFNNIEKGVPVVVY; encoded by the coding sequence ATGGCAAAAAGAAAATCCAAGAAGAATAAATATAAGAAAATGAAGAAAATTCTGTTAGGGGTTTTAATTGGTTATGCAGTTCTTTTGCTGGGAGCATATTTCATAGGTGTATTTTACTATTCCAAGCATTTTTATCCCGGTTCAAAAATCAACGGAATGGATTGTTCGGGAAAAACCGTGGAAGAAGCAGAAAAATCCATGAAAAGCCAGATTGCAGGCTATATTCTGGTGCTGAAGGAACGAGGAGATAAGGTAGAGAGTATCAGCGCTTCTCAGATTGATATGAGATACATAGATGACGGCAAAATTGCGGAGCTTAAGAAGGAGCAAAGTCCTTTCACATGGTTTTTATCCTTTGCACATAAAAAGGACTATACCATGTCAGCTACAACACCATATAATAAAGAAGCAGTTTATGCGGCGATTGACGGATTAGCCTGTTTTCAGGAGGAAAACGTAGTACAGCCTGTTGATGCACATCTGGAGGTAGGCGCAAACGGTTATGAAGTTGTTCCTGAGGTACAGGGAACAGCTCTTGATAAAGAAAAAGTGAAAGAGGCAGTAATAAAGGCCATTGACGGCGGAGAAATTGAAGTGGATTTTGAAAAGGAAGGCTGCTATCTTGAGCCGTCTGTATTTGCAGATGATGAAAATCTTGCAAAACAGGCAGAACAGGGAAATGTATTTTTAGGTGTGACCGTTACCATTGATTTTTCAGACCGTCAGGAGGTTGTCAACGCAGAAATTATGAAAGACTGGCTGGTAACAGATGAGTCCGGTAATCTGGATTTGGATAAAGCTAAGGTAAAAGAGTATGTACAGCAGCTGAAATATGAGTATGATACCTTTGGCTCATCCAGACAGTTTACAACTGCAACAGGCAATACCATTACGGTAAAAGGCGGCGATTACGGTTGGGTAATTGCGCCTAATGATACCACAGCCAAGATTATTGATGCAATTAAAAGCGGACAGTCTCAGACCATTGAGCCGGAATATACTTACCGGGGATATTGCAGAGATACTAATGATATTGGCGATACTTATGTGGAAATCAGCTTAAAGGAACAGCGTATGTGGTTCTTTAAGGACGGACAGCTGCTGGTAGATACGCCGGTGGTTACAGGAAATCACAACAAGGGCTACGACACTCACACAGGTGTTTACGCCATTATGTATAAGGAAAGAAATGCAACCCTGAAAGGGGAAGATTACAGCGCACCGGTAGATTACTGGCTGCCGTTTTATGCCAACACAGGTATCCATGATGCAGATTGGAGAACCACCTTTGGAGGAAATGAGTATATCAACAATGGTTCTCACGGATGCGTCAACACACCGCCCGAAAACGCAGAGAAGATTTTTAATAACATTGAAAAAGGCGTTCCGGTGGTGGTATATTAA
- a CDS encoding D-alanine--D-alanine ligase — MNIIVLAGGNSTEREVSIASGQGVCKALRERNHKAVLLDPYFGASQKEENLFPTEYDVDKAADAMREMSSKLEETMKTRKGFFGPNVLEICKEADIVFLALHGANGEDGKVQSVLDLMGIKYTGSGPLSSGMAMDKGITKMVFEAKGVPTPKGITLEKGKCSSQFADYGMGFPVIVKPCCGGSSVGVCIANNQTEYQAALLEAFSYENEVVVEQFITGREFSVAVVDGKAYPVIEIAPLQGFYDYKNKYQAGSCVETCPADLSSALTKEMQKYAEMGYKALNLQAYARLDFLMDDEGNMYCLEANTLPGMTPTSLIPQEAKAIGMDYPQLCEKLIEVSLKKYQ; from the coding sequence ATGAATATTATAGTATTAGCCGGAGGAAACAGTACAGAAAGAGAAGTATCCATTGCGTCAGGACAGGGCGTATGCAAGGCTTTAAGAGAGCGTAATCACAAAGCAGTCCTCTTAGACCCATATTTCGGAGCTTCCCAGAAAGAAGAAAATCTGTTTCCGACAGAATATGACGTGGATAAAGCAGCAGATGCCATGAGAGAAATGAGCAGTAAATTAGAAGAGACCATGAAAACCCGCAAGGGATTTTTCGGACCGAATGTTCTGGAAATCTGCAAGGAAGCCGATATTGTATTTCTGGCGCTTCACGGAGCAAACGGAGAAGACGGAAAAGTACAGTCTGTTTTGGACTTAATGGGAATTAAATATACGGGTTCAGGCCCTTTAAGCAGCGGAATGGCAATGGATAAAGGGATTACAAAAATGGTGTTTGAAGCAAAAGGCGTTCCTACACCAAAGGGAATTACGCTGGAAAAGGGGAAATGCAGCAGCCAGTTTGCAGATTATGGAATGGGATTTCCTGTTATTGTAAAACCTTGCTGCGGAGGTTCCAGTGTAGGTGTTTGTATTGCAAACAATCAGACTGAATATCAGGCGGCATTATTAGAAGCCTTTTCCTATGAAAATGAAGTTGTAGTGGAGCAGTTTATTACAGGAAGAGAATTTTCCGTTGCTGTTGTAGATGGGAAAGCATATCCTGTTATTGAAATTGCGCCTTTACAGGGATTTTATGATTATAAAAATAAATATCAGGCAGGTTCCTGTGTGGAAACCTGTCCGGCAGACCTTTCCTCTGCACTGACCAAAGAAATGCAGAAATATGCAGAAATGGGATATAAAGCTTTAAATCTTCAGGCTTATGCCCGTTTGGACTTTTTAATGGATGATGAGGGGAATATGTATTGTCTGGAAGCAAATACTTTGCCGGGTATGACACCAACCAGTTTAATTCCGCAGGAAGCAAAAGCAATCGGAATGGATTACCCTCAGCTTTGCGAAAAACTCATTGAAGTTTCATTGAAAAAGTACCAATAG
- a CDS encoding UDP-N-acetylmuramoyl-tripeptide--D-alanyl-D-alanine ligase: MKNLTLKNLALACNGTYVGPKEMEDKEVTCIFTDSRKAEAGGLFVPIKGARVDAHDFIEQVMEKAVLATLSEKDLGEKPFPYILVKSSLIAVKDIAEFYLKQLQIPVVGITGSVGKTSTKEVIASVLAQKYNTLKTQGNFNNELGLPLTIFRLRDEHEMAVLEMGISDFGEMHRLAKIARPNTCVITNIGLCHLEFLKSRDGILKAKTEIFDYLQSDDHIILNGDDDKLVTVQETKGIKPVFFGVENHQGIWADEIKPEGLKGISCCIHAGEESFSVLIPVPGKHSVYNALAATAVGLTYGLTIEEIRKGIESLQSVSGRFHIIEAPNYTVIDDCYNANPISMKASLDVLTDALGRKVAILGDMGELGADERKMHKEVGKHAAEKEIDVLLCVGELSKDMADAAGEVNSKTQVRHFADKEALMKELPELLEKGDTVLVKASHFMEFGEIVEKLS; encoded by the coding sequence ATGAAAAATCTTACCTTAAAAAATCTTGCATTGGCTTGTAACGGGACTTATGTAGGCCCCAAGGAAATGGAAGATAAGGAAGTGACCTGTATTTTCACAGACAGTCGAAAAGCAGAGGCAGGCGGCTTATTTGTTCCTATTAAGGGTGCGCGAGTAGACGCTCATGATTTTATTGAACAGGTAATGGAAAAAGCGGTATTGGCTACTTTATCGGAAAAAGATTTGGGAGAGAAGCCTTTTCCATATATTCTTGTAAAGTCTTCTCTTATAGCGGTGAAGGATATTGCAGAATTTTACTTAAAGCAACTTCAGATACCGGTAGTGGGAATTACAGGAAGTGTTGGGAAAACCAGTACAAAAGAGGTCATTGCATCTGTATTGGCACAGAAATACAATACATTGAAAACGCAGGGGAATTTCAATAATGAATTGGGTCTTCCACTGACAATCTTCCGTCTTCGTGATGAACATGAAATGGCAGTGTTAGAGATGGGAATTAGTGATTTTGGCGAGATGCACAGATTAGCAAAAATTGCCAGACCGAATACTTGTGTTATCACTAATATTGGATTATGTCATTTAGAATTTTTGAAATCCAGAGATGGAATATTAAAGGCAAAGACAGAGATTTTCGATTATCTTCAGTCAGATGACCATATTATTTTAAATGGTGATGATGATAAGCTGGTGACTGTTCAGGAAACAAAAGGAATAAAGCCGGTATTTTTTGGTGTAGAAAATCATCAGGGTATTTGGGCAGATGAGATTAAACCGGAAGGGTTAAAGGGGATTTCCTGCTGTATTCATGCAGGAGAAGAAAGTTTTTCTGTACTCATTCCTGTTCCGGGAAAACATTCTGTTTATAATGCACTTGCAGCAACAGCAGTTGGTTTGACCTATGGTCTTACCATAGAGGAAATTCGTAAAGGAATTGAAAGCCTTCAGTCTGTAAGCGGCAGATTTCATATTATAGAAGCACCGAATTATACAGTTATTGACGACTGCTATAATGCAAATCCAATATCCATGAAAGCATCCTTAGATGTGCTTACCGATGCGCTGGGCAGAAAGGTTGCCATTCTGGGCGATATGGGAGAACTGGGTGCAGATGAAAGAAAGATGCACAAAGAAGTCGGAAAACATGCGGCAGAAAAAGAGATTGATGTTCTTTTATGTGTGGGAGAGCTTTCAAAAGATATGGCGGATGCGGCCGGGGAAGTAAATTCTAAGACTCAGGTCAGACATTTTGCAGATAAAGAAGCTTTGATGAAGGAGCTTCCGGAACTTCTGGAAAAAGGTGATACTGTACTGGTAAAGGCATCTCATTTTATGGAATTTGGGGAGATTGTGGAAAAATTAAGTTAG
- a CDS encoding alanine/glycine:cation symporter family protein produces MLNNILSAVNDWMYTYLLLFLLVGTGIYFTIRTRFVQLRLLKESFHVLKEKAGEENGKKQVSSFQALMISTASRVGTGNIAGIATAIAAGGAGAVFWMWLMAVIGGASAFIESTLAQVYKVKDKEEFRGGPSYYMEKALGKRWLGILFSVLLIICFAYGFNGLQSFNMSSSLEYYIPGYSDTVYPMLVGLILAVGTAFVIFGGVHRIGFITSVLVPIMAGAYLLIGLYTVITNITELPKVFSMIFSQAFDFKAFAGGMAGSAVVIGIKRGLFSNEAGMGSAPNASASASVSHPAKQGMVQVLSVFIDTLLICSATAMMLLLSGVQGESGVLDGIPFVQKAISANVGNWGIHFITLSIFAFAFSSLIGNYYYAESNILFIKNNKKLLFIFRITCLLAVFFGAQADFSMMWNIADITMGCMATVNILVILVLGNTAMKVLKDYEKQKKEGKNPVFKAKDVGIENTECW; encoded by the coding sequence ATGCTGAACAACATTTTAAGTGCAGTAAATGATTGGATGTATACGTATCTTTTATTATTTCTGCTGGTAGGAACGGGAATATATTTTACAATAAGAACACGTTTCGTACAGTTGAGATTATTAAAAGAGTCGTTTCATGTATTAAAGGAAAAAGCAGGAGAAGAAAACGGGAAAAAACAGGTTTCTTCTTTTCAGGCATTGATGATTTCCACAGCTTCCAGAGTCGGAACAGGAAATATTGCAGGAATTGCCACTGCGATTGCAGCAGGCGGAGCAGGAGCAGTTTTCTGGATGTGGCTTATGGCAGTCATTGGCGGAGCATCCGCTTTTATTGAAAGTACCTTGGCACAGGTTTATAAAGTGAAGGACAAAGAGGAATTTCGAGGAGGTCCTTCCTATTATATGGAGAAAGCGCTTGGCAAACGCTGGCTGGGGATTTTATTTTCAGTTCTTTTGATTATTTGCTTTGCTTATGGTTTTAACGGGCTTCAATCCTTCAATATGTCATCTTCTTTGGAATATTATATTCCGGGTTATAGCGATACGGTTTATCCTATGCTTGTGGGATTGATTTTGGCAGTAGGAACAGCCTTTGTTATTTTTGGCGGAGTACACAGAATTGGTTTTATCACATCTGTATTAGTACCGATTATGGCAGGTGCTTATCTCCTAATCGGACTTTATACAGTCATTACCAATATTACAGAGCTTCCGAAAGTGTTTTCTATGATTTTTTCTCAGGCATTTGATTTCAAGGCATTTGCAGGAGGTATGGCAGGAAGCGCTGTGGTAATCGGTATTAAAAGAGGTCTTTTTTCCAATGAAGCAGGTATGGGAAGCGCTCCCAATGCTTCTGCAAGCGCATCTGTAAGTCATCCGGCAAAACAGGGAATGGTACAGGTTTTATCTGTGTTTATTGATACTCTGTTAATATGCTCTGCAACAGCTATGATGCTGTTACTTTCCGGTGTGCAGGGTGAGTCCGGCGTATTAGACGGTATTCCTTTTGTGCAGAAGGCTATTTCCGCAAACGTAGGAAATTGGGGCATTCATTTTATCACACTTTCCATTTTTGCCTTTGCATTCAGTAGCTTGATTGGAAATTATTATTATGCAGAGTCGAATATTCTGTTTATTAAAAATAATAAAAAATTGTTATTTATTTTCCGTATTACCTGTCTTTTAGCAGTATTTTTCGGAGCACAGGCAGACTTCTCCATGATGTGGAATATTGCGGACATTACGATGGGATGTATGGCAACCGTAAATATTCTGGTCATTTTGGTTCTTGGAAATACGGCGATGAAAGTATTAAAAGATTACGAAAAACAGAAAAAAGAAGGAAAAAATCCTGTTTTTAAAGCAAAAGATGTGGGAATAGAGAACACGGAGTGCTGGTAA
- a CDS encoding lysophospholipid acyltransferase family protein has translation MFRFLIVCICVIGYLILSIPILIVEWIVGKFNKRAKDISSLRIIQTVFKFVLKVTGAKITIIGHENVPTNQAVLYIGNHRSFFDILLTYTLCPDLTGYIAKKEMEPIPLLSTWMRYLHCLFLDRQDIKAGMKTILTAIDKVKSGISICIFPEGTRNKGENELEMLPFHEGSFKIATKAGCPIIPIAISNSAEIFEAHFPKIKPCKVVVEYGAPIYPDQLEKEDKKHLGAYTQKVILEMLEKNHDLV, from the coding sequence ATGTTTCGATTTCTTATTGTATGTATCTGCGTTATCGGATACTTAATTCTGTCTATTCCTATTCTTATTGTGGAATGGATTGTAGGGAAGTTCAACAAACGAGCAAAGGATATCAGCTCCCTGCGTATTATTCAAACAGTTTTCAAATTTGTTCTGAAGGTTACCGGTGCAAAAATCACTATTATCGGCCATGAAAATGTTCCTACCAATCAGGCTGTACTGTATATCGGAAACCACAGAAGTTTTTTTGATATTCTGCTGACTTACACTTTATGCCCTGATTTAACCGGCTATATTGCCAAAAAAGAAATGGAGCCAATCCCTCTGCTTTCTACATGGATGCGTTATCTTCATTGCCTGTTCTTAGACAGACAGGATATTAAAGCCGGAATGAAAACTATTTTAACTGCCATTGATAAAGTGAAAAGCGGAATTTCTATTTGTATTTTCCCTGAAGGTACAAGAAATAAGGGAGAAAACGAACTGGAAATGCTTCCTTTCCACGAAGGCAGCTTTAAAATCGCCACAAAGGCAGGATGCCCGATTATTCCCATTGCAATCAGCAACTCTGCTGAAATTTTTGAAGCACATTTTCCAAAAATCAAGCCTTGCAAGGTAGTAGTTGAATATGGCGCTCCCATTTATCCTGACCAATTAGAAAAGGAAGATAAAAAGCATCTAGGGGCGTATACACAGAAAGTTATTTTAGAAATGTTAGAAAAAAATCACGATTTAGTTTAA
- a CDS encoding protease complex subunit PrcB family protein — MKKGTAIILLLTVISCFLCGCSIEKVRAMDGVKPEYTVMKEEDYPEKVKELIGENKAKEFQMTYQDAGYLYLMKGYGEQKTGGYSIQIEDLSLWDNAIHLQTTLLGPQDGEELKEEASYPCLVIKMKYREEPVIFE, encoded by the coding sequence GTGAAAAAAGGAACAGCCATAATCCTGCTTTTGACAGTGATATCCTGCTTTTTATGTGGCTGCAGCATTGAAAAAGTAAGGGCAATGGACGGTGTAAAACCGGAGTATACCGTTATGAAAGAGGAAGATTATCCTGAAAAAGTAAAAGAATTGATAGGTGAGAATAAGGCAAAGGAATTTCAGATGACTTATCAGGATGCAGGATATCTTTACCTCATGAAAGGATATGGAGAACAGAAAACAGGAGGGTACAGCATACAAATTGAAGATTTATCCCTGTGGGATAATGCAATTCATTTACAGACGACGTTGCTTGGTCCGCAGGATGGCGAAGAACTGAAGGAGGAAGCATCTTATCCCTGTCTGGTGATTAAGATGAAATATCGGGAAGAGCCGGTTATTTTTGAATAG
- a CDS encoding DUF3794 and LysM peptidoglycan-binding domain-containing protein, whose protein sequence is MELVTKNMYMLQKKCEAVNQITFDEDLNVPDVKPDIGRMIQKKGDIQLEDIQISEGRAYITGALVVSLLYVSDNEERRLQSLMGTLRIGETLNLEGLESGDKVQLKWDIEDLSVQLINSRKLNIKALVTFTAYVEESKELELPVAVEDDEISQKKEDISILGTVIHKKDTMRVKEDISLSSNKPDIYELLWNTVEVRGLDIRAENDKIAVKGELFVFALYSGNDDNNSLQWLEHSVPFYQELECVGCTQEMIPNVEISMPQGDLKVKQDEDGEERVIGVDVVLELELKIYEEEELSLLMDVYTPLKECEAVRENQVLESLLVKNFSKCKVNDRIKIENSHGKILQICHSDGNVKVDSSRIVENGIEVEGVVQIRILYIIGDDDMPFYSMETMIPFRHIIEAEQITENCVYYMRADLEQLSTTMIDSDEIEAKIVINLNALVMKQRETGIIQNIEERELDREKLRNMPGIVGYQVQPQDTLWDIAKRFYTTIDTILELNEMENETIKPYDTLVLMKKVEK, encoded by the coding sequence GTGGAACTGGTAACAAAAAATATGTATATGCTTCAAAAAAAGTGCGAGGCAGTTAATCAGATTACTTTTGATGAGGATTTAAACGTTCCTGATGTAAAGCCGGATATCGGGCGCATGATACAGAAAAAGGGCGATATCCAGTTAGAGGATATTCAGATAAGCGAGGGGCGTGCATATATTACAGGGGCGCTGGTAGTGAGTCTTTTATACGTCAGCGACAATGAAGAAAGACGCCTTCAAAGCCTTATGGGAACATTGCGTATTGGAGAGACTCTAAACTTAGAGGGGCTGGAAAGCGGAGATAAAGTACAGTTAAAATGGGATATCGAGGATTTGAGCGTTCAGCTTATAAATTCCAGAAAATTGAATATAAAGGCATTAGTGACTTTTACAGCTTACGTGGAGGAAAGTAAAGAGTTGGAGCTGCCCGTTGCCGTGGAAGATGATGAAATTTCCCAGAAAAAAGAGGATATTTCTATTCTCGGTACTGTGATACATAAAAAAGACACCATGCGTGTAAAAGAGGATATTTCTCTAAGCTCTAACAAACCGGATATTTATGAACTGCTTTGGAATACCGTAGAGGTAAGAGGGTTGGATATTCGTGCGGAAAACGATAAAATTGCAGTAAAGGGAGAGCTGTTTGTCTTTGCTCTTTACAGCGGAAATGATGATAATAATTCCCTGCAATGGCTGGAGCATTCTGTTCCCTTTTATCAGGAGCTGGAGTGTGTGGGCTGCACACAGGAAATGATACCCAATGTGGAAATTTCCATGCCCCAAGGTGATTTAAAGGTGAAACAGGATGAAGACGGAGAAGAGCGTGTCATTGGCGTGGACGTTGTTTTGGAGCTGGAACTGAAAATTTATGAGGAAGAGGAATTATCTCTTCTCATGGATGTATACACGCCGTTAAAAGAGTGTGAGGCAGTCAGGGAAAATCAGGTATTGGAAAGTCTGCTGGTGAAAAATTTTTCAAAGTGCAAGGTGAATGACAGGATTAAAATAGAAAACAGTCACGGAAAAATTTTGCAGATTTGTCACAGCGACGGAAATGTAAAAGTAGACAGCAGCAGAATTGTAGAAAACGGAATTGAGGTGGAGGGCGTTGTCCAAATTCGGATTTTATATATTATCGGGGATGATGATATGCCGTTTTATTCCATGGAAACCATGATACCCTTCCGGCATATAATCGAGGCAGAGCAGATTACAGAAAATTGTGTTTATTATATGCGAGCGGACTTAGAGCAATTGTCCACGACCATGATTGACAGCGATGAAATCGAGGCCAAAATCGTGATTAACTTAAATGCGCTGGTAATGAAGCAGAGAGAAACAGGAATTATCCAAAATATTGAAGAAAGAGAGCTGGACAGGGAAAAACTGCGTAATATGCCGGGAATTGTAGGATATCAGGTGCAGCCGC